The window CAGCTTATCATTGAATCGGTCTAACCGCGATGACTATCAAATTATATCATCTATTATACCGCACTTAGAGGTTAATTCCGACCGCGCTACTGTGATTTAACGGCGACCGTTGCAAATGGTCATTATTGGTTTTTCTTATGATCACTTTCAAAATATAAGCGCATCTTATATAAACATTCTATCTTGAACACTGCGTCTGTTATTGTCTATATTAAGGCTGTTTTATTGATTATCAAGCTCTAACGCTTATGGGATATAAATTAGACACAGCATAAATTCAGTTCCTGTTTTTAACGTATGATCAGCATACTTTAGTGATGTTTGTTTACTGTTTTTATAATAAGCACACCTTGCTAATAATCCAAGATCAATATAACGAACGGTCTAAACAAACGATTTAATTTGAATGAGATTACCTTTATGACTGAGTCAGTATTATGATTAAAGAAACCCTAAATCTAGTGACCACTAAAGATGGTGAACAGATCGCCGTTTGGAAAGTATTTGATAGCATCAGAGATAGTACTGTGGTTAATAGTCACGCGGCTAAAGAGCAGAATGTATTGTTGACTCATGGTACATTTTCGGACAAAAGAGTGTGTTTAGGAGTTGCAAAACATCTGGCGAAGCTTGGTCATACTTGCTATATCATGGAATGGCGCGGACATGGTGACAGCTCTATACCAAAAGACAAATTCAATTTTGAAACAGTGGCTTTCTATGATCTTGAGGCTACTTTTCGTTATTTATTTGATGGCTTAAAACTGGATAATTTGCATTGCGTCACCCATAGTGGCGGTGGTATTTGCTTGACTATGTATTTGACCCAAAAGCTTTTGATCCAAGACACGCAATACATTGATAAAATAAATAGCATCACTATGTTTGCTTGCCAAGCTTATGGTGCTGTGCTGAACCCCAAAAGCTACGCTAGAATCTTGCTGATTAAATCAATCACTCGGCTACTGGGCTACTTACCCGCAAAAAGGCTCAAATTAGGTACCATTAATGAAAGTTACCAGACTATGACTCAGTGGTATGACTGGAATCTGAATAAAAACTTTAAAAGCAGTTTGACCAAGCAAGATGTCAACTATCAAAACTCCCAACCTCAAAATACTCACTATCAAACTAGCAGTCATGATGACAGCTTTGATTATCGGCAGCACATGCCCAAAATTACTACACCCATTTATGCTATCAGTGCCAAAGGGGATAATTTTATTGCCCCGTCTAGTGGTTGTCAGCTATTTTTAAATGACTTTAACAACCCTGCTAACGACTTTCGTGAATTCTCAATAAGTAATGGCAGTTTGGAAGATTACACTCATAGCCGAATAATAATGAGTCGTAACGCATCGAAAGAGATTTGGCCAACGGTTGCGGCATGGATTGAGAAACATGGGACATAGCAATTACACCTCGCGAAACATCTTTGCACTTGTCAGTAAGTTATGTGCTGTGTCAGTATTAGCGCCATTGAAAAATCATAAATAAATAAATAATTGATAGTAATTGTTAAGTGTATTTCACGGAGTTGGCATTTATGAGTGTATTATCGGAACAAGACCCAATGGCAAATCCAGCAGAAACCACAATAGAAAGCCCAGTTGGTTTAAAAGAACAAGAAGATATTAAACACTATCGTTATCTGATATTTATCGGTCGTTTCCAGCCCTTTCATCGTGGTCATAAGGCCGTGATTGACGAGGCGTTAAAGCGCACTAATGACGTCATTATCCTGATTGGTTCAGCCAATTTACCGCGTAGCTTACGCAACCCATTTACCGTGGCTGAACGGACAGCAATGATCAAAGGGGCGTACTCAGCTGATGAGGCGGCGCGTATTCATTGTGTGGCGCTAGATGATGCGCTATATAATGACACGCGCTGGTTAAAATATGTACAGGCCGCGGTAAGATCCGTTACCGGTGACTTACAGACCGATATCGGTTTGATTGGACATTCTAAAGACAACTCATCCTATTACCTCTCTCTATTCCCCCACTGGGCATCAATTTCTGTTCCTAGTTATCATAATTTATCGGCTACCCCTATTCGTGACAGTTACCTGATGGGCGCAACGCCGACCTCTGAGCGCACGCCTGAATCGACTCGTAGAATATTAAACGACTTTAAAAAGACCACAGACTATCAGCAGCTGCACGAAGAAGCTGGCTTTATTGATAAATATAAAAAACAATGGGAATCCGCTCCTTATCCACCAACGTTTATGACTGCCGATGCCTTGGTAGTACAGTCAGGGCATATTCTGTTGGTAGAACGACGTAGCATGCCAGGGCGCAGCTTGTGGGCATTACCGGGCGGCTTTCTTAATCCAAAAGAAACGCTGTTTGATGCCTGTATTCGTGAGCTACGTGAGGAGACCCGTCTTAAAGTTCCTAAACCGGTATTGCGCGGCTCACGCCATAGTCAGCATACTTTTGATGACCCGTATCGCTCTGCACGCGGACGTACTATTACTCAAGCTTTTTACTTTCAGCTCAAGAACGACCCAAAAGGTCTGCCAAAGGTGAAAGGAGGTGACGATGCTGCGCAAGCATTTTGGTTGCCGCTGGCGGAGCTTGATGCCAAGATGATGTTTGAAGACCATTATGCCATTATTATGAAGATGGTTGGGTTGTAAGGTACTTTTTTTGCGATGCTTTTTTGCTAAGTTATTATCCAAAAAAGCTTAATAGCCTATTTTTACAGTCATTTTTTTAACACTGTTTTATTTCAACGTCCAAATCGATAGACGAAACGGGCCGTTAATAGCAGAGGAGTTCTGTGATGTACACCAGCAATCTTAATAACTTAATTCTTAATAGCGACAGCTATAAGACCTCACATTGGGTGCAATATCCACCCGGCAGTGAGTATTTGTCTAGCTATATTGAAGCCCGTAGCGGCGACTACGATGTGGTGTTCTTTGGGCTGCAAGCTTTTATTAAAGAGTATCTCAGCACACCGATCACCCATCAAGATATTGATGAAGCCGAAACCATCATTCACGCGCATGGTTTGACCTTTAACCGTGTAGATTGGGAACGTCTGGTTGATAAGCATGGCGGTTATTTACCGCTACGCATTGAAGCCATCCCTGAAGGCACTATTGCGCCCATATCCAATGTGGTCTGCCAGATAGTGAATACCGATCCCGAATTTTATTGGCTACCAAGTTACATTGAAACCGCCCTACTACGTGCGATTTGGTATCCTTCTACCGTGGCCAGTGTCTCGCGCTATTGCAAAAGCATCATTCGCCGTGCATTAGAAAAATCAGCGGACAATACAGAATCACTGATTTTTCGCCTGCATGATTTTGGTTCTCGCGGTGCCTCCAGTCATGAGTCAGTAGCGATTGGTAGCTTGGCACATTTGGTCAACTTTGCGGGTACAGACTCTATGACCGCCTTAGTTGCTGCCAGTCGCTGGTATCAAATGAGCGATGACATGCCAGCGTTTTCAATCCCTGCCGCTGAGCACAGTACCATGACCGCATGGGGTCGCGATGGCGAAACGGCAGCATTTGCTAATATGATTGAACAGTTCGGCGGTGAAGGCAAGACCTTTTCGGTGGTGTCCGACAGTTACGACTTATGGAATGCCATCGATAATATATGGGGCGACACTTTAAAAGACGATGTTAAAAATATGGGCGGCACCTTGGTTATTCGGCCTGATAGTGGTGAGCCGACTAAGGTCGTTCGTGAAGCCTTAGAGCGCTTGGCAGTGAAGTTTGGTACCACTATTAATAGTAAAGGCTATAAAGTTCTGCCCGATTATGTGCGTATTATCCAAGGAGATGGCATCGGACCACAAAGCTTAAGTAAAATTATTAATGTGGTCATGGACGCGGGATTTAGCGCGGACAATATCACCTTTGGGATGGGCGGCGGTTTGCTGCAACAAGTCAATCGCGACACCATGAGCTGGGCAATGAAAGCCAGCGCCATATCTATCAACGGCACCTGGAAAGATATTTATAAAGATCCGGTCACCAGTCACTCTAAACGCTCTAAAAAAGGTCGATTGGCGTTGATAAAGGGCAGTAGTGGACAGCTGCAGACCATCAAAGCAGAAGATCTTAACGCTCATACTGACAATGTGTTGCGTGATGTTTATGTCGATGGTAAATTATTAATTGAAGACAGTCTGACTACGATTAGGGAGCGCGCTGGATGGTAAACATTGCCAAAAATATGTTATTTGCTCCTATTTATCTATATCAAGGGCGCAAGATCAAACGCGATACAGTACGTCTCCCTGAGCCAGACGGCGAACGATTTGGTCATGTTGAGCTGCAATCTGAAAAGGATAACGACAGTGCAGCTTCAGCCTCAAACCTGCAAACGTTAAGTCTCATGGTCGTTGGCGATTCAGCGGCTGCCGGCGTTGGTAGTCAGACCCAGCAAGAGGCGTTAGTAGGTAAGTTAATACCCGCATTGCAGCAGCAGCCTGCTATTAGTACACAGTTTAACGCGCTTAGTTGGTCGTTGCAGGCTACCACTGGACATACCAGTTTTGATATTTTGCGCAGGCTTTATGTACTGCCCGCTCCTAGTCAACCCGTTGATGTCATGGTGCTGAGTGTCGGTGTTAATGACACTACCGCTAACGTCTCTACCAGTAAATGGCAGCAGCAAATTGAAGACATTATTTCTATTGCTCAACGTAAGTTTGGCGTAAGAGAATTGATTTTTTTAAGTCTACCGCCAATGGCACAGATGCCTGCACTGCCTGCCCCGCTAAATGGTTTTATGGGGGCAAAAGCGAATAGACTGGATGAGATATTACAACAAGTTTGTGCTGATCATGATGGCGTAACCTACATGGCTACTGACTTTGCACGGATGATAGAGGAGCATTCGAATGGAACGCCAATCGATATCGCGGTGATGTTTGCCAATGATGGCTTTCACCCTAGTAGCATAACTTATGGCTATTGGGCGCAGCAATTGGCAGCATTAATTACTCAGTTGCTAAATCCAACCTCTAAAGATTATTGATAGGTTTAACTTTCAAAAATCCCTTCACCAAAGATGACGCAAAAAAAACCGCTGAATCATCAACGGTTTTTTAATCTTAATTCTAGGGTAATACATGTCTATAGTAGCGCATGGGCAAAATAAGATCACGCAATACGTGGGTCTTATTCAGCAGAATCAGTATCAGCAACGGCTTTCTTGTTACGACCACCAAATGAACCAAAGCGCTTGTTAAAGCTAGCAACACGGCCTTCGGTAGACGTTTTACGTTGCTCGCCGGTATAGAAGGGATGCGACGCACTTGAAATATCAAGTGGGTAGTATGGGTATTCTGACCCTTCGTGTTCACGAGTGGTTTTGGTTTTGACAGTTGAACGGGTTAAAAAGAACACGTCAGCGTTAGTGTCATGGAACAAAACGTCATGGTAATCAGGATGGATATCTTTACGCATAATAAACTCTCTATGTCCGATGTATGCTCAATATTATGGACCAGTTGTCCATCTATGACATACGTAACTGAGGCACTAAGGACATCTATAAGTCTGGCAGCTGCATCACTGGCTTATTCCAGCACCCAACACCACACTTCTGTTCACTTAGCCTTTCCGCAGCGGGAAAATTAAACGACGATTTTAAAGGTTTTTGTGCGTTGATGCAAGCGTGTTGGGCTTAATAAGCTACTGAGAACCTGATAAAATAAAGCCAACTGCAAGCAAAAACACTATTTTAGCTTACCGATTTATGGTCTAATTACTGGTAATCACCCTGCTTTGTTAAGATATTATTAATAAATCTACTGACTTTTAACGATGAATACGTTATAAACGACCAATACTATTTACAATGCACTATCTAGAATACAGACATT of the Psychrobacter sp. LV10R520-6 genome contains:
- a CDS encoding alpha/beta fold hydrolase, encoding MIKETLNLVTTKDGEQIAVWKVFDSIRDSTVVNSHAAKEQNVLLTHGTFSDKRVCLGVAKHLAKLGHTCYIMEWRGHGDSSIPKDKFNFETVAFYDLEATFRYLFDGLKLDNLHCVTHSGGGICLTMYLTQKLLIQDTQYIDKINSITMFACQAYGAVLNPKSYARILLIKSITRLLGYLPAKRLKLGTINESYQTMTQWYDWNLNKNFKSSLTKQDVNYQNSQPQNTHYQTSSHDDSFDYRQHMPKITTPIYAISAKGDNFIAPSSGCQLFLNDFNNPANDFREFSISNGSLEDYTHSRIIMSRNASKEIWPTVAAWIEKHGT
- a CDS encoding bifunctional nicotinamide-nucleotide adenylyltransferase/Nudix hydroxylase, with product MANPAETTIESPVGLKEQEDIKHYRYLIFIGRFQPFHRGHKAVIDEALKRTNDVIILIGSANLPRSLRNPFTVAERTAMIKGAYSADEAARIHCVALDDALYNDTRWLKYVQAAVRSVTGDLQTDIGLIGHSKDNSSYYLSLFPHWASISVPSYHNLSATPIRDSYLMGATPTSERTPESTRRILNDFKKTTDYQQLHEEAGFIDKYKKQWESAPYPPTFMTADALVVQSGHILLVERRSMPGRSLWALPGGFLNPKETLFDACIRELREETRLKVPKPVLRGSRHSQHTFDDPYRSARGRTITQAFYFQLKNDPKGLPKVKGGDDAAQAFWLPLAELDAKMMFEDHYAIIMKMVGL
- a CDS encoding nicotinate phosphoribosyltransferase, which codes for MYTSNLNNLILNSDSYKTSHWVQYPPGSEYLSSYIEARSGDYDVVFFGLQAFIKEYLSTPITHQDIDEAETIIHAHGLTFNRVDWERLVDKHGGYLPLRIEAIPEGTIAPISNVVCQIVNTDPEFYWLPSYIETALLRAIWYPSTVASVSRYCKSIIRRALEKSADNTESLIFRLHDFGSRGASSHESVAIGSLAHLVNFAGTDSMTALVAASRWYQMSDDMPAFSIPAAEHSTMTAWGRDGETAAFANMIEQFGGEGKTFSVVSDSYDLWNAIDNIWGDTLKDDVKNMGGTLVIRPDSGEPTKVVREALERLAVKFGTTINSKGYKVLPDYVRIIQGDGIGPQSLSKIINVVMDAGFSADNITFGMGGGLLQQVNRDTMSWAMKASAISINGTWKDIYKDPVTSHSKRSKKGRLALIKGSSGQLQTIKAEDLNAHTDNVLRDVYVDGKLLIEDSLTTIRERAGW
- a CDS encoding SGNH/GDSL hydrolase family protein — protein: MVNIAKNMLFAPIYLYQGRKIKRDTVRLPEPDGERFGHVELQSEKDNDSAASASNLQTLSLMVVGDSAAAGVGSQTQQEALVGKLIPALQQQPAISTQFNALSWSLQATTGHTSFDILRRLYVLPAPSQPVDVMVLSVGVNDTTANVSTSKWQQQIEDIISIAQRKFGVRELIFLSLPPMAQMPALPAPLNGFMGAKANRLDEILQQVCADHDGVTYMATDFARMIEEHSNGTPIDIAVMFANDGFHPSSITYGYWAQQLAALITQLLNPTSKDY
- a CDS encoding type B 50S ribosomal protein L31 gives rise to the protein MRKDIHPDYHDVLFHDTNADVFFLTRSTVKTKTTREHEGSEYPYYPLDISSASHPFYTGEQRKTSTEGRVASFNKRFGSFGGRNKKAVADTDSAE